The DNA window TGAATCCATATTGCTGCAATTGTTACGTGCTGCACGCCCACACAGTGTAGTTATGAAGTTCCCCTGAGACCTGGCTGTGAAATGGCTTTACGAACTATAGAAAAAGATATAAAGGAAAGATTTGATACACAGCGATATGGAGCCGAACCCTTGACATTACCCTTCCTGCACCCCCTCTGGTCTGGAGAAGGCTCACCTTCGTCTAACCACCTCCCACCAGATGAAGGTCAAGGCAGTACCCCATGAGGAGATCTgcctttctgtgttctttccctATAAATTCTTGCTAGAACTTGCTTCCAGTGTCTAGAAGGCCATGATGGGAAGGCTTGGAGATCCCCATGAGCCAGACCTGGGTAAGCTGTTTGAATAGCACTCAGGCTGTGTTTGCTGAGCTACTGAAGGCACTGGGGTGTTGCAGGTGTGTGCTTATCTAGGAGCTTGGTGGGGTAAGAACTCAGGCTACGGAGTATTAAGAGGGCGTTTGCAGAATATTTGAACATATATATTATCTTACTCTTATATCATCATCCTTACCCTctgaggcagggaggaggagtTGAGTAGCAAGCTGTAGCAAGCTGCAGACTCGGTGCCCGCTTTCAGGTCTTCCGACTACAAAGGATGCATCATCCTGGCTCTTCTGCTGCAGAAATAAGGGAGGAGAATGGTTTCCACTGCAGTGGCAGAGTGAGGCATCAGGGAATGAGCCAGCATTAAGGCATCTTGATAGTTTGGGAACACAAGAATCCTGCTATCACAGAGTGAGGGGCAGTCGGGGGTTTAGAGATGCTAGAGTTGGCTGGGGTCCTCAAAGTTTTGAATAAAGGATTAGATATGAGGTTCCAAAGCCCCCTCTAGTGCTGGGCTTTCAAAGGACATCTGATTTCTCCCAGTCATTCCCTCATTGCCATAGCCTGCAGAAGCAGGCGGGTGTCATGGAATCCTTATGGCTCCAGAAGAACTATGTCtaagaaagagaaagctgaggaCCCTTCCCGCACAGGACAGAAGAAAGCAGTTGGAGCCCTTCCTCCAcagcccagtgctcaggaggctacCCCTGCCCTCTCAGGAGCCGCACTGGAAAATAACAATTGGGCAAGCTGCAGCCACTCTGCCAACTCCTTGGCACAGAGCTGGGCAGGCCCCAGCTGGGCACTCTGTTCAATGCTAGAGTGCAGGCAGACGCTATGGCTGGCTTCTGGGTAGTGTGGTTTTAAGGGAAGTGGGAGCCCACCCCCTCCAGGGGGGATAGTATTAAAACCTTCAACCCTCAGTGGCAAGAGAGGCTgtcacctctgtgtgtgtcttctgtgtcTGCAGACCTGGAAAAGGCTGAAAACTCTACTGCTTGGCATTTCTTTGCTTTGAAGGGCATATCATGATGAAGTGCCCTTATTTCTTGTGCTGTCATCACTTGATCCAAAATATGAGCTACACAgggccggtgagatggctcagtgggtaaagaaaggGACTTGCTGTCATGCCTGACAATGATTCCCAAGACctgcacagtggaaggagagaacttgtTCCCCCAAGTTATTCTCGAACCTCCACAGGAGcattgtggtacacacacacacacacacacacacacacacacacacacacacacacacgcacaggcacaacacaataaatgtaatttaaaaaaataaaaatatatgagcaggggctagagagatggatcaggtGAAAAGAGCACTGttttttcttgcagaggacctacaCCTACATtttagctcacaaccatctgtaactctctTTCCAGGGGTTCAGATACTCTCTTCTCACCCCCTTGGTTACCATGTATATACACTCAGTGCACATTACAAACAAAATgcagaccaaacattcaaatgtataaaacaaaataaatacatctttaaaaataaaaaaaatacaaacaggtTCTgtagagatggctgagcagttaagagcactggctgctcttccagaggactggggttcaattcccaataaccaaatgacagctcacaactgtctgtaactcttgttccaggagatccaacaccctcacacagatatacatgcgggcaaaacaccaatgtacataaaataaaaataaacaaatatgtttttaaaagaataaacaaatatgaaCTATGTAGAGGCAGAGACTTTTATCTTGTTCCTGGCACGGAGAACAGCCCCCAGCAGAAAGCCTCTGATCAATGCCTGCTGAGAGCTGCATCCATGCAAGTGTGCCAGTGAGTGAACGACAGGAAGTGTGAAGCGATAGCAGATGCTCAGCAAACACCGCTTTCTTCCCTGAGAATCAGTCCCAATTAGTTGAGCATTGCTGAGCTTGTCCTTGAGACCGACCTGTGAAATGACTAAAAGAGGAATGGGAAGCCAAGGAGGCAGGAGGTGCTTACAGCTGAACAGAATAGAACCAAAAGAATTGGGCCCGGTGTGGAAAAGATTCTTGGGACCCTCTTGGTTTGTTCATCACCTGGCTCTTTGGGGGAATGGAGACATGTTAGGAAGCACAGGACAGTGCTGTTAacttctgtgtggctttgggaaCCATTTTCAGCCTCAGTCTAGTGGGCTGTCCTTATACTGCCATCCTTAGGGCTGTTACAATCCAACAGTGAGAAACCAGAAGGTCAAGGCGGGCACAAGGGGGTCATTTGCTTGAAACTCTTAAAGAGGCCCTttgttatttccttccttccttctttccttccttccttccttcccttccctttccttcccttttcttttcatttctttttttttccaagacagggcttcCCCGTttagccctcgctgtcctggaactcactctgtagaccaggttggcctcaaactcagacagagatctgcctgcctctgcttcctgagcacagacactgcctggcttctgttattatttttttttcttatcaccACTCAGAATTTCCTCCCTCTGCTGGAGGAGAAATGAGGCTAGAGTTTACAAACTCTTGGCTAGTCTTAGATCCTAAAGATTAGGCCCCTGAGCTAAAgactctgactctctctctctctctctctctctctctctctctcatatgtgcatgtacacacacacacacacacactctttctgacatgtgcacacacacacatacacacaagctagGATATGGAGAAGCCTCCTCTTAGCACCCTAGGGGCAGGTGAGCCACAAGGGAGGGGTCCACATATAGTCTTGGGGCCACTTCTCATACCTTGCCCTTCTTTCTTCCAGGTACAAGACAGTGGTGACTCAGCGGCGGGCAGCAGTGGCCATAGCTGGCTGCTGGATTCTCTCCCTTGTTGTAGGCCTGACACCCATGTTCGGCTGGAACAACCTGAGTGTGGTACAGCAAGCCTGGGAACTTAATGGCAGCGTGGGGGAGCCCGTGATCAAGTGTGAGTTCGAGAAGGTTATCAGCATGGAGTACATGGTCTACTTCAACTTCTTCGTCTGGGTGCTGCCGCCACTGCTTCTCATGGTCCTCATCTACCTGGAGGTCTTCTACCTGATCCGTAAGCAGCTTAACAAGAAAGTGTCAGCCTCCTCTGGTGACCCGCAGAAGTACTACGGGAAGGAGCTGAAGATCGCCAAGTCGCTGGctctcatcctcttcctctttgccCTCAGCTGGCTGCCGCTGCACATCCTGAACTGTATCACCCTCTTCTGCCCCACCTGCCAGAAGCCCAGCATCCTTATCTACATCGCCATCTTCCTCACTCACGGCAACTCAGCCATGAACCCCATTGTCTATGCCTTCCGCATCCATAAGTTTCGGGTCACCTTTCTGAAGATTTGGAATGACCATTTCCGATGCCAGCCCAAGCCTCCCATTGACGACGACCTCCCAGAGGAGAAAGCTGATGACTAGACTCCGCCCTGCTCCCTCCAACCCGAATCCTTGGCTCTCTGTTCAGCCCTCACATCCCAACTGTCCCACTGTtcctcctcagcctccccaaCTGGGATGTGGGCTGTGGGTACCAGGGAGGCTCTGAAGAGATGCCATAGAGTAGGGCCCCCTTTACAAGGAGCTAGCTGCCCTTTACCTTGGGGAGCTAGAGGAGGCTTGGGGGTGGGTCAGGCTATGACAGGGAACTGGGTGCCCTGAGGTGAGAAGAATGTCTTGAGTGCAGCTCAGAGATCCAGGGCTAGAATATTCTGGTTCCTACAGTCAAACAGGGAAGCCGGctgttgggtgttggtggcccaagGAACCAACTTCAAGGAGAGGATAAGACCCCCTCAGAGGATGAATAGAGAAATGGGTATGTCCTCACTTTGCTTTCTCTCCTGTTCTGGAGGAATAGATAGCAAAGTGCAGGAAAAGGGACCTCATCCCCACCTCCAAGGACTTTGTGTTTCTGGCCATACAGGTACTTCGATGCTTGCACTCCGTACCCCAACAAGCCAGGGGTTATGCTTgcgagaggcagaaagaatgggATCAGGGATCTTctctcacattttctttattcacacaGCCCTGGACTTCCACTAGGTCTTTGAGCACTAGGGAGTAAGCATGGTCCAGAAGGTGCTGGCCTCAAATATCCAGCAGGGGGCAGCACTGAGCCCTTCTGCCCTGAACTTCCTGGGAGTCCCCAATGTAACTTGCTGTTTTCTGAGCCCTCAAGTGTCACCAACCCTCAGAGACAGGCCTGGACTCTCCTGGATGACACCATCTTTGTTTCTGGACCCCAGGAGAAGAGATCCCCGGAAATGACAGTCTTTGGGAGCAttcagcctgagtggggaggGTGATGAGCAATGGATCCAACAGGATCCCGGGTGACATGGGCCCTCCTGGTGTGGAGAAGTCAGGCCAGACCAGACCAGAGGAGACAACTCTCTCCAGAGTGTGAGGGATTGCCTTGATGGCATTTAAATATCCAAAATGCtcctggggggggcgggggactAAGCTCAGTTTTTAGGGACATCAAAAGCTGTGTTACAAATAGAGTATAGGCCATTGTGGGTCTCAGTTAGAACCAATCCGTAGCCTGCTGAACCTGGATCTCTTCCTTGTGTGGACAGCAGGCAGGGAAGAGTTCTGAGTATGAATATTGACTCCGAGTCTTGACTCCAGACTCTTCCCTCAGTTGGAGGTAAGGCGTCACTGGCTCTCAAGGAGGCCCCAATGTCTAATAAAAGACTGTGAACCCTTGTGGAGAGCGCGTTGCTGGCAGTACCCCAGCACTGTCAGAGGGCAGCTAGACCATCTCAGGAGAAAAGATGTAacggtgggggtgggaggaaaacTGGGAGGGGGGCATGGAAGCAGATGGAACAAGGAAGGTTCCAGAGATGGTGTATCTGTTGCTATAGTTACACATTTAGGGTAGCATGTTGTGAATCAGAAGGCAAGATCCAGAACATTCATATGTCTAAAAAAATGGCCCGAGCTATCGTGAGACCCTCCCTGCCGGCACACTCCTTGTGGTAATAGTGTCTGCCCTGCCCAGAAGCATAGCACACCCATTCACCATGACACGCACTGCCACAGAAGCCCTGTGCTATAacaccacacacatttatttgtCTGCTTCTCGCCAGTGTACAACTCTGCAGGGGGTGCCAGTCTTCACATCTTTGGGGTACTCTTGTACCCAGGAGGCCTGACCTGAGGCCTGCCAAGCCCAATCCTGGGTCTGGACTCCAGCCTCTCGTGGAGGAAGGCCTGCAGGTACCATACGCCTCTGGTATGGTCTTAGGTATCCGTGGAGAGACATTTGGGCCTGGTGGCCTGATCCTCAGGCCTGCAGGACCTGGCAGAGAATGTCCTTCCGAGCCCTGGTATATGACCAGGCAGTCAGCAGAGGTGTTGGGGAGTCAGATGGAGAACCACCTCcacccttctctgtccttcctcagcCTCAGTTTTCAATGCTGAACTCTGCCTAGTGTGGCTCTAGAGACATCATAGTTCATCCAAAGCCCCAGAGTCACCAAATGCAGAAGGCAGGGCAAGGGCTGGGTCCCTACTAAGAGAAAGGTGCAAAGAGAATACCTATGTTTACAGTCACTCAAAGCCAAGGCTAGACCCTGTCCTGTGACCACCCGCTTTCCCTCCCTTCCGGACCTCAACAGCACCACCCAGCCCTACACTGACATTACCAAACGGAATATGCATGCTAGTTGTCTTTAGCTGCAAAACTGTACCCAGATCTGTCTACCGCCTTCCCTCCCTACCCAGACCCTCTCCCTGGGAAGTAGATTTTCCTTCCCAGTCTCCTCTTTGACCATGCTCTCACTGGAGGTAGCCGAAGGAGTGGGCCCATCCACTCACCTGGGTCCTTGTCCCAGTCTCTGCCCATAGTGCTCCTCAGTGTGTGGCGGAGGCTGAAAGAGATCCTACAGGTCAGAGCCTGAGAGGCTCGAGGTCAATGATCCCCAGGGCCCCAGTCTCCAGCTAGAGAGAGCATCTCCCCGCCTGGAAGTCACACTAACTCCCCCCGACCTCTCCCTACTCCTTGTCTCCTGATCCAATTATCATTCTAAGCTGCATCTAGTCCAACTCCAAAGATGGACTCTatttgcctccccccccccatggctGGGAACTAAGGGAACCCTCAGACTCCCACCTTTGACTTCCAACCGACAATCCACAGAGGCCTCCCCTAGCACGTTGATGGCCTTGCAAGTGTAGACTCCAGAATCAAAGGGGCTGGGCTTCCGGATCTCCAAGGTGCAGACCCCTTGTTCAGAAACTGCGCGATACTTGGGGTCACCCTGGATGTCCATCTTGTTTTTCATCCAGATGATCTTGGGCTGGAGGCAAGATCAGATGAGGATAACAAAGGGACAACATAGTTGGAAGCAGCTCTCAAGAGATAGTTTCAACTGCACTGCCCTTGCTCATCCCACGCCCAAGGCCCCCACCTTAGGTGATGCTCGGACGCTGCAGAATAGTTGTGTGCTGTAGCCAGGAGTGGAGGTGTGGTCAGCCAGGGGCTGGGTGAATGACGGGGCTTCTGAGAAGTCTCGCTCAATAAACCCCTTAGGCTTGGCAGTAATATCTGGGTTCAGGGGAGAATTTGAGGTTATAGGAATAGAAGGGCCTTCAGAAGACTGGCTTCAACCCCCAAGCTTTGGGAAGCTCAGCCTGGTCAGCATGTGGAAACTGTCAGGCACTAGAGAAAGCCTAGCTGAGCAGAGTTGAGGCAGGTCAGGAGGCGAACAGAGGAGTGGGCGGGCAGGAAAACCTGAGCCGCAGGGGATTGCGCAGAAACTGAACATCACATTCCATTTCTGTCTGTCTTGGAGACCTGACTaactttccttcattttaaacacaAAACTCTTATGGTTGTGCTGTTCCGGCTGATGttgagtgagatggctcagtggataagggtgcttgccaccaagctcgacaccctgagttcaatccctgggacccagaaggcagaagaagagaactgacaagTTGTCCTTAGAGTCcacatgcgtgcgtgcatgtgaacacacactcacacacaaataaatgtaattaaaatgaacAATAACTAAGAGTGTGGCTTCCAGGGTCACTGTATGCGTGTGTTGTGGGGAGGATCTGAGACAGGCCTGGGGCAAGGTGGAGTGCTGGAGTTTCATATTTGGCCCCACCGATCGGATGCCTGATGGAGACAGTAAATACCACAGTCAGTTTTTGGGTGGGGAGATATCTGTCTTTACAGATTGCCACTCTACCTATCATGTAAACCTTACCCTTCAGAGCATGAGCCCGGGGACACTGTAGGAGACTTCTGTGATGATGGCAGCCACAGTCATCTTTAGAATAAGCACACAGCCTCCTGAGGGGCACTGCTCATTTACATGGCTTTGCTCTGGTGTTTGCTAAAATCTATTGGGCACACCGGTCATTTACAATCACGCGTGTCAGTGCGTGTTTGCATTTGCACATATGCTCGTGCAGAactgtggagtgtgtgtgtgcgggggtaACAAACGTTCCAGGGAGCAGTAACTGAGGAGAAGCCTAGAGGGATGTGGGACATGGGAGAAGAAGTCGTGGCAGATGTTGATATACCGGTCCTGATTTGGTTTCCTGCCCAGGCTCAAACCCACTTACCTGCCTTCTGGATGTGAGCCAGCtccttggtggtggtggcttgATCACTGAGGCCACACAGGTTTTCTGAGAAGACCCGAAAGGAGTACGAGTTGCCAATGATGAGGTCTGAGATGGTGCAGGTGGTGGGATGGTAACGTTCCAACACTGTGAACCATTGCTACAGGGACCATGGCTGGGTTACCTTCAGCCCTTACCCAGTTCTTGTCTTTCCTGCTCACCCTAGCCCCCCTCAGTGGGGCTCATTCCATATCCCAGCTTTGGGAGGCCAAACTATCCAGCTCTGGGCCTGAGGGACTTGGAAGTAGGAGAGGGACTTTCTGGGTCAAGCATGAGCTCAAGAGCCTCACTACTCAAAGTGTGGCTGGCAGACATGCAGCCTCGTTACCTGGGCACCATTTAGACATGTGGgttcccagcccccagccccaacCGTCTGCCTCAGAGTCTACATTTAGCAGATTCCCAGGTGATTTATACGCACGATAAGACAGTTCCATTGCAGCCCAGTGCAGTGCACCCTGAAGACTGAGGTACAGAGAGGGCACAGGCTTGCCCAGAATGATACAAGCAGTCAGTCAGCAGTAGTTGGTCTAGTCTTAGTGGGATGGACCTTTTTGTCCTGGACCCCTTCTTTCCACCCCTGTTACGCCCCAGCCAGCCTCACCCCTGTCTTTTTGTCTGCCTTCTGCACCGTGTAGCCCAGGAGCTCTGTATTGCCTGTGTCCTGGGGTGGAGTCCACTCGAGGGCTGCATTGCAACCCCAGACATCCAGTAGCCTGATGCTGCTCGGGGGGCCGGGTTTCTCTGCAGGATCAGATTATGAAGGGAAGTGAGGAGGAGCAGGCTTGCTACAAAGTCTCCACCCAAGATTTGGCACTTGCCATGATACCCTAGCCTTCCCTCTCCCACCATCAGGtctgggatgggaggtgggagatAAGTGTTTCTGAGATAGCCCTTTCCCCCTGCCCTTGTACCAATCACTAGGATGTCAATGTTGGCCTTGGCTTCCAAGCCTTCCAGATGCACAGTGAGCTCATAGCGGCCGGAGTCTGAGCGCTGGGCCGAGCGAATAAAGAGGATGGAGTCCTGGTCCCCGGTGCGCACATTTACCCTCTGGCTGTCCAGGGCATGGCCATTGTGGGTCCAAGAGGCCTGCGGCTTGGGCTTCCCCTGACAAAGATGGGGTAAATGCAGACTGGTATAAGCACCCCACACTGCCCCTTTAGCTGTGCCTCAGAAACCTGTCCTACTGATCCCATAGTTGCTGCCCAGAGCCATGTCTTCTAGTGTGTGGCCTGCCCTGGTGGCTGCCTATCTGTCCACTCACAACTGAATTATATGCAAAACTGGGAAGGCAGCCATCTCATGGGGCCCAGGCAGACTCCAGGGAGAATCGTGACATTTCCAGGTCTCTACTGACACACAGGCCCCTACCAGTGAGGCATGCTTACCTGGAAGGGGATTTGCAGGTTGACAGATTCTCCCACCTGTCGGATGTAGGTCTGCCGAAGGTGTCGGGGAACACGGATCTTGGGAGCTTCTGCATGAAAAGAAGTGTCTGGGCTTAGCCCAGTTGAGTGAGGGCttctgaggcaggagaaggggaaagtgagtGTGGGTTCCTGGATAGACAGGACAGCTCCTACATAGTACGTTCCGGTGAGTGTGGG is part of the Cricetulus griseus strain 17A/GY chromosome 5, alternate assembly CriGri-PICRH-1.0, whole genome shotgun sequence genome and encodes:
- the Adora1 gene encoding adenosine receptor A1, which produces MSPYISAFQAAYIGIEVLIALVSVPGNVLVIWAVKVNQALRDATFYFIVSLAVADVAVGALVIPLAILINIGPQTYFHTCLMVACPVLILTQSSILALLAIAVDRYLRVKIPLRYKTVVTQRRAAVAIAGCWILSLVVGLTPMFGWNNLSVVQQAWELNGSVGEPVIKCEFEKVISMEYMVYFNFFVWVLPPLLLMVLIYLEVFYLIRKQLNKKVSASSGDPQKYYGKELKIAKSLALILFLFALSWLPLHILNCITLFCPTCQKPSILIYIAIFLTHGNSAMNPIVYAFRIHKFRVTFLKIWNDHFRCQPKPPIDDDLPEEKADD
- the Mybph gene encoding myosin-binding protein H, coding for MTGKATSEASVSSPEETEPEPAKVPTTEASGEVAASESTGQEQAPEPQKPGSQALDHVAPEASATPATTKPEPPSEDVPSAPLQLTLEDVSHSSLTVSWEPPEKLGKLGLQGYVLELCREGASEWVPVNPRPVMVTQQTVRNLALGDKFFLRVTAVSSAGAGPAAVLDHPVHIQEIIEAPKIRVPRHLRQTYIRQVGESVNLQIPFQGKPKPQASWTHNGHALDSQRVNVRTGDQDSILFIRSAQRSDSGRYELTVHLEGLEAKANIDILVIEKPGPPSSIRLLDVWGCNAALEWTPPQDTGNTELLGYTVQKADKKTGQWFTVLERYHPTTCTISDLIIGNSYSFRVFSENLCGLSDQATTTKELAHIQKADITAKPKGFIERDFSEAPSFTQPLADHTSTPGYSTQLFCSVRASPKPKIIWMKNKMDIQGDPKYRAVSEQGVCTLEIRKPSPFDSGVYTCKAINVLGEASVDCRLEVKVLKDLVEVQGCVNKENVREDP